From Jaculus jaculus isolate mJacJac1 chromosome 19, mJacJac1.mat.Y.cur, whole genome shotgun sequence, a single genomic window includes:
- the Loricrin gene encoding loricrin, translated as MLIPLWSSALLPGSFCTLKKMSHQKKQPTPCFPVSCGKTSGGGGGGGGGGGGGGGCGSGCGGGGGSSCGGGGGGGSGGGVKYYGGGGSSGGGGSYCGGGSSGGGGSYCGGGSSGGGGSYCGGGSSGGGGGSSGGCGGSGGGVKYSGGGGGGGGCGGGSSGGGGGSYCGGGSSGGGGGSYCGGGGSSGGGGGSYCGGGGSGGSKHSGGGGGGGSSCGGGSSGGGGGSYCGGGSSGGGGSYCGGGSSGGGGGSYCGGGSSGGGGGSVPQYQCQSYGGGSSGGGGGSGCGGGSSGGGGGGCGGGGYSGGGGGSYCGGGGSSGGGGGSGCGGGGSSGGGGGGYYSQQTTQSSCAPQQSCGGGSSGGGGGGGCGGGSSGGGGSYCGGGSSGGGGSYCGGGSSGGGGSYCGGGSSGGGGCGGGSSGGGGSHCGGGSSGGGGGSSCGGGSGGGSGGGKGVPVCHQTQQKQAPTWPCK; from the coding sequence ATGCTCATCCCATTATGGTCTTCTGCTCTTCTTCCAGGGTCCTTTTGCACCTTAAAAAAGATGTCTCACCAGAAAAAGCAGCCCACTCCCTGCTTCCCAGTTAGTTGTGGGAAGACCTCTGGCGGTGGGGGCGGCggtgggggcggcggcggcggcggcggcggctgcggctCGGGttgcggaggcggcggcggctccagctgcggaggcggcggcggcggcggctccggAGGGGGCGTCAAGTACTACGGTGGAGGCGGCTCCTCCGGTGGCGGCGGCTCCTACTGCGGCGGAGGCTCCTCCGGTGGCGGCGGCTCCTACTGCGGCGGAGGCTCCTCCGGTGGCGGCGGCTCCTACTGCGGCGGCGGCTCCTCCGGGGGAGGCGGTGGTAGTTCCGGAGGCTGCGGCGGCTCCGGTGGCGGAGTCAAGTATtccggtggcggtggcggtggcggagGCTGCGGCGGAGGTTCctccggtggcggcggcggctccTATTGCGGCGGAGGCTCCTCCGGTGGCGGTGGCGGCTCCTACTGCGGCGGAGGCGGCTCctccggtggcggcggcggctccTACTGCGGCGGAGGCGGCTCCGGGGGAAGCAAGCACTCCGgtggcggaggcggcggcggctccAGTTGTGGCGGTGGCTCCTCCGGTGGCGGCGGAGGCTCCTATTGCGGCGGAGGCTCCTCCGGTGGCGGCGGCTCCTATTGCGGCGGAGGCTCCTCCGGTGGCGGCGGAGGCTCCTATTGCGGCGGAGGCTCctccggtggcggcggcggctccGTGCCCCAGTACCAGTGCCAGAGCTACGGAGGCGGATctagcggcggcggcggcggctccggTTGCGGCGGTGGATCTtcaggaggcggcggcggcggctgcggcggcggcggctattccggtggcggcggcggctccTATTGCGGCGGCGGAGGCTCCtccgggggcggcggcggctccgGCTGCGGCGGGGGCGGCTCCTCCGGGGGCGGCGGGGGCGGTTACTACTCGCAGCAGACCACCCAGAGCTCCTGCGCCCCCCAGCAGAGCTGCGGCGGCGGCTCctccggtggcggcggcggcggcggctgcggcggAGGTTCCTCCGGTGGCGGCGGCTCCTACTGCGGCGGAGGCTCCTCCGGTGGCGGCGGCTCCTACTGCGGCGGAGGCTCCTCCGGTGGCGGCGGCTCCTACTGCGGCGGAGGCTCCTCCGGTGGCGGCGGCTGCGGCGGAGGCTCCTCCGGTGGCGGCGGCTCCCACTGCGGCGGCGGCTCCTCCGGGGGCGGCGGGGGCTCCAGCTGCGGCGGCGGCTCTGGCGGCGGCTCTGGCGGTGGCAAAGGCGTCCCTGTCTGCCACCAGACCCAGCAGAAGCAGGCCCCTACCTGGCCATGCAAATAA